From one Sphingomonas xanthus genomic stretch:
- a CDS encoding TonB-dependent receptor: MTNRTIRALTLGLLASTALAQPALGQDSPAPTDPADQPSVAAAQTAPDDRDIIVVTAQKREENLQDVPISVQAIGTRRLDQLNIANFEDYTKQLPSVAYQTAQPGLTVVYMRGVASGGDGNHSGSLPSVGTYLDEQPVTTIGGTLDIHIYDIARIESLAGPQGTLYGASSQAGTIRIITNKPELGVTSGRVDAEINKVAHGGWGGKLDGMVNLPISERMAFRGVAFYQRDAGYIDNVFRERSYYVFDDDVADITIDNADLAKKNHNDQRIYGGRAALKVDLDDNWTVTPTVFHQNLKADGFFAYDPNIGDLKIDRYFDEVRKDRFTQAALTIEGKIANFDITYAGAYLNRKTYTLSDYSDYADTYDALYADYNPDYGGLAYFYYLDGAGNFIDPRQYIIGTDHFKKLSQEIRIASPADRPFRVIAGAFYQRQSNQIHQDYRVDDLAPELSVNGLAGTLWLTEQNRVDKDYALFGEASFDVTPQVTITAGGRLFKYDNTLIGFFGFGRNPGDGGDGPFSAFPRNGAGSSRTGVAQCFTESGERLYDRDTDSYASDRTLLPGLRGAPCTNLAEYEDGKLKPKRAKGSGFTHRLNATYKPNDDLMFYGTWSRGFRPGGLNRRADIAPYDPDYLTNFEVGWKTTLADGRLRWNGAVYHQKWNKFQFSFLGANSFTEIQNGSDARINGVETDVSYAHRGLTINAAAAYTDAKTTGTICAANGDEPPCPDSFVAAEKGTRLPITPRLKGSVTARYSWPVMAAARAHVQAGVAYQGSAPATLRTQILWVGTGGIVNPREVLGKIRASTLVDVAGGISWQRYNIELYVANLFDKRNDLSRFVTCSSCFQTKILPGTPRTIGLRVGTRF, encoded by the coding sequence ATGACTAACCGGACGATCCGCGCGCTTACGCTTGGCCTGCTTGCTTCCACCGCTCTGGCGCAGCCCGCGCTGGGACAGGACAGTCCGGCGCCGACCGATCCCGCTGACCAGCCTTCGGTTGCCGCAGCCCAGACCGCCCCTGACGATCGCGACATCATCGTTGTCACTGCGCAGAAGCGCGAGGAAAATCTCCAGGACGTGCCGATCAGCGTCCAGGCGATCGGTACCCGCCGGCTTGACCAGCTGAACATCGCCAACTTCGAGGATTATACCAAGCAGCTTCCGTCCGTCGCCTATCAGACCGCCCAGCCCGGTCTGACCGTCGTCTACATGCGCGGCGTAGCCAGCGGCGGCGATGGAAACCACTCGGGTTCGCTGCCGTCGGTCGGAACCTATCTCGACGAACAGCCGGTGACGACCATCGGTGGCACGCTCGATATCCATATCTATGACATTGCACGGATCGAAAGCCTCGCCGGTCCGCAGGGCACGCTTTACGGCGCGTCGAGTCAGGCGGGTACGATCCGCATTATCACCAACAAGCCTGAGCTGGGCGTCACCTCGGGCCGGGTCGATGCGGAAATCAACAAGGTGGCGCACGGCGGCTGGGGCGGAAAGCTGGACGGCATGGTCAATCTGCCTATTTCGGAGCGGATGGCCTTCCGCGGGGTCGCCTTTTACCAGCGCGACGCCGGCTATATCGACAATGTGTTCCGCGAACGCAGCTATTATGTGTTCGACGATGACGTCGCCGACATCACGATCGACAATGCCGACCTGGCGAAGAAGAACCACAACGACCAGCGGATCTATGGCGGCCGAGCCGCGCTGAAGGTCGACCTCGACGACAATTGGACCGTGACTCCGACAGTGTTCCACCAGAACCTGAAGGCCGACGGATTTTTCGCCTATGACCCCAATATCGGCGACCTCAAGATCGACCGTTATTTCGACGAGGTCCGCAAGGATCGCTTCACCCAGGCGGCGCTGACGATCGAAGGCAAGATTGCCAATTTCGACATCACCTACGCCGGCGCCTACCTCAACCGCAAAACCTATACGCTAAGCGATTACAGCGATTATGCCGACACTTATGACGCGCTCTATGCGGACTATAACCCGGATTACGGCGGGCTGGCCTATTTCTATTATCTCGATGGCGCGGGAAATTTCATCGATCCGCGCCAATACATCATTGGCACCGACCATTTCAAAAAGCTGAGCCAGGAAATCCGCATCGCCTCTCCGGCGGACCGGCCGTTCAGGGTCATTGCCGGCGCTTTCTATCAGCGGCAGTCAAACCAGATCCATCAGGATTATCGCGTTGACGACCTGGCCCCCGAACTGTCGGTCAACGGCTTAGCCGGGACATTGTGGCTGACCGAACAAAATCGCGTCGATAAGGATTATGCCCTGTTCGGCGAGGCCAGTTTCGACGTCACCCCGCAGGTGACCATCACCGCTGGCGGGCGCCTGTTCAAATATGACAACACGCTGATCGGTTTCTTCGGCTTCGGCCGCAATCCGGGCGATGGCGGCGATGGTCCCTTTTCGGCCTTTCCGCGCAACGGCGCCGGATCGAGCCGGACGGGTGTTGCCCAATGCTTCACCGAAAGCGGGGAGCGGCTCTACGATCGCGATACCGACAGCTATGCAAGCGACCGGACACTGCTGCCCGGTCTGCGCGGTGCACCTTGCACCAATTTGGCGGAATATGAGGACGGCAAGCTCAAGCCCAAACGGGCCAAGGGCAGCGGGTTCACCCACCGGCTAAACGCCACATACAAGCCCAACGACGACCTGATGTTCTATGGCACCTGGTCACGCGGCTTCCGTCCGGGCGGCCTCAATCGGCGGGCGGACATCGCGCCTTATGATCCGGACTATCTCACGAATTTCGAAGTCGGCTGGAAAACCACTCTCGCCGACGGCCGGCTCCGCTGGAACGGTGCCGTCTACCACCAGAAATGGAACAAGTTTCAGTTCAGCTTCCTCGGGGCGAACAGTTTCACGGAAATTCAGAATGGGTCGGACGCAAGGATCAATGGCGTCGAAACCGACGTCAGCTATGCTCATCGCGGCCTGACCATCAACGCCGCCGCGGCCTATACCGACGCCAAGACAACCGGGACCATTTGCGCCGCCAACGGCGATGAACCGCCTTGTCCCGACAGCTTCGTCGCGGCCGAAAAGGGCACGCGGCTGCCGATCACCCCGCGTTTAAAGGGGAGTGTCACGGCACGCTACAGCTGGCCTGTGATGGCCGCCGCGCGCGCCCATGTTCAGGCGGGCGTGGCCTATCAGGGAAGCGCGCCGGCAACGCTTCGCACGCAGATCCTGTGGGTTGGCACCGGCGGCATCGTCAATCCGCGCGAAGTGCTTGGCAAGATCCGTGCGTCGACCCTGGTCGACGTGGCCGGCGGGATCAGCTGGCAGCGCTACAATATCGAACTTTATGTAGCCAACCTGTTCGATAAACGGAATGACCTGAGCCGGTTCGTCACCTGCTCAAGCTGTTTCCAGACCAAGATCCTGCCGGGCACGCCGCGAACCATCGGGCTTCGGGTCGGCACCCGCTTCTGA